From a single Rutidosis leptorrhynchoides isolate AG116_Rl617_1_P2 chromosome 5, CSIRO_AGI_Rlap_v1, whole genome shotgun sequence genomic region:
- the LOC139846676 gene encoding MLO-like protein 8, which translates to MAGDTSEVTRQLDQTPTWAVAGVCALIIVISIGLEKLLDKLGKFFTEKHKKSMFEALEKVKAELMVLGFISLLLTFSQYYIVKICIPDSVADTMLPCPARNKTKKDDTAGEVSHRSLLSYDRRYLAEPTTSTCKAGAVPIITVEGLHQLHILIFFLAVLHVVYSAVTMALGRLKIRGWKQWEQETSSDNYEFSNDPTRFRLTHETSFVKSHASFWTRTPFFFYIAGFFRQFFRSVSKSDYLTVRNGFINVHLARGSKFNFQKYIKRSLEDDFQVVVGISPVLWASFVIFLLLNVTGWHAMFWASLLPLVIILAVGTKLQSILTKMALEITERHAVVQGIPLVLASDKYFWFSKPRLVLHLIHFSLFQNAFQITYFFWIWYEYKIGSCFHDDINLVILKLIIGFGVLILCSYITLPLYALVSQMGSNMKKSIFDEQTAKALKNWRMTAVKKKRGGGVGSVGGGNSPRTLGHATSSPTAAMSASLNRFKTFGPRSKGYEETDISDIEGELMSSESSGTHLVNVHVDHHNKAESVIHRNHEEDFSFDKPASAPPAPLL; encoded by the exons ATGGCGGGTGATACAAGTGAGGTTACAAGGCAACTAGATCAAACACCAACATGGGCTGTTGCTGGGGTTTGTGCACTCATTATTGTTATTTCTATTGGATTAGAGAAACTTCTTGATAAACTTGGAAAG TTTTTCACAGAAAAGCACAAGAAATCGATGTTTGAAGCTTTGGAAAAGGTCAAAGCCG AATTAATGGTTCTAGGTTTTATTTCACTACTGTTGACTTTTAGTCAATACTACATAGTCAAAATATGCATTCCCGATAGCGTTGCGGATACAATGTTGCCATGTCCGGCGAGAAATAAAACTAAGAAAGATGACACAGCAGGAGAAGTAAGCCATAGGTCCCTTCTTTCGTACGACCGTAGATATTTGGCTGAACCAACTACTTCTACTTGCAAAGCG GGTGCGGTACCGATTATAACTGTTGAAGGACTGCATCAATTGCATATACTCATATTTTTTCTTGCGGTCTTACACGTTGTATATAGTGCTGTAACAATGGCTCTTGGAAGACTAAAG ATACGTGGCTGGAAGCAGTGGGAGCAGGAGACTTCATCTGACAACTATGAATTTTCTAATG ATCCTACACGATTCAGACTAACCCACGAGACATCTTTTGTGAAATCTCACGCTAGTTTTTGGACTCGAACCCCTTTCTTCTTCTACATT GCAGGCTTCTTTAGACAATTTTTTAGGTCCGTAAGCAAGTCTGACTATTTGACTGTGCGGAATGGATTTATAAAT GTTCATCTAGCTCGTGGGAGTAAATTTaacttccaaaagtatattaagaGGTCATTGGAGGATGATTTCCAAGTGGTTGTAGGGATCAG TCCCGTACTCTGGGCATCGTTCGTGATATTCTTGCTCCTCAATGTTACTG GATGGCATGCAATGTTTTGGGCATCATTGCTTCCTTTGGTC ATAATATTAGCAGTGGGAACAAAACTTCAATCCATTTTGACGAAAATGGCCCTTGAAATTACTGAAAGACACGCGGTTGTTCAAGGGATTCCACTTGTACTAGCCTCAGATAAATATTTTTGGTTCTCGAAACCACGTTTAGTTCTTCACCTTATTCACTTTTCTCTATTTCAG AATGCTTTTCAAATAACATACTTCTTCTGGATATGG TATGAATACAAGATCGGTTCTTGCTTTCACGATGATATCAATCTCGTAATTTTGAAACTTATTATTGG TTTTGGAGTTCTCATATTGTGTAGCTACATAACACTTCCGTTATACGCCCTTGTATCCCAG ATGGGTTCGAACATGAAGAAATCAATTTTCGACGAACAAACAGCTAAAGCGTTAAAAAATTGGCGAATGACAGCCGTCAAGAAAAAGCGTGGAGGTGGAGTTGGAAGTGTAGGTGGAGGAAATTCACCACGAACATTAGGACACGCAACTTCTAGTCCAACAGCTGCCATGTCAGCATCACTTAATCGGTTCAAAACTTTTGGCCCTCGATCCAAAGGTTATGAAGAGACTGACATATCAGATATTGAAGGTGAATTAATGTCATCTGAATCATCTGGCACACATTTGGTCAATGTACACGTCGATCACCATAACAAGGCTGAATCCGTCATACATCGAAATCATGAAGAAGATTTCTCATTTGATAAACCtgcatctgcaccacctgcacctctGTTGTAA